The following coding sequences are from one Roseburia hominis A2-183 window:
- a CDS encoding GtrA family protein has protein sequence MGEIRQEKSGFTAWTDRHAELWKFMKFLLAGGGSNMVELAVHMLLLNTVFAALTVEPVTAHFLNLIGITSKGYLYTYMISTTVGYTIAFILNRKITFNADANPAVSMMLYAVMVLFTIFANGWIGSAMTTWARENDLTGNLCDMAIKVIGMLIPMLWTYPCNRFLIHRKKKRL, from the coding sequence ATGGGTGAGATACGACAGGAGAAAAGCGGATTTACGGCGTGGACCGACAGACATGCGGAACTGTGGAAGTTTATGAAGTTCCTGCTTGCGGGAGGCGGTTCCAACATGGTTGAGCTGGCGGTGCATATGCTGCTTTTAAACACAGTATTTGCTGCGCTTACGGTGGAACCGGTAACCGCGCATTTTCTCAACCTGATCGGCATTACGTCAAAGGGATATCTGTATACCTATATGATTTCAACGACCGTGGGTTATACGATTGCGTTTATATTGAACCGCAAGATTACTTTTAATGCGGACGCCAATCCGGCAGTCAGCATGATGCTCTATGCGGTCATGGTACTGTTCACAATCTTTGCAAATGGCTGGATTGGATCGGCGATGACGACCTGGGCGAGGGAAAACGATCTGACGGGGAATCTGTGCGACATGGCAATCAAGGTGATCGGAATGCTGATCCCGATGCTCTGGACGTATCCGTGTAACCGATTTTTGATCCACCGGAAAAAGAAAAGATTGTGA
- a CDS encoding TM1266 family iron-only hydrogenase system putative regulator: protein METRIALIGIIVESTESVEQLNHLLHEYGSHIIGRMGIPYREKNVHIISVAIDAPQDVINALSGKIGRLAGITAKTVYSNV from the coding sequence ATGGAGACAAGAATTGCACTTATCGGTATCATTGTGGAAAGCACCGAGTCCGTGGAGCAGCTCAATCATCTGCTGCACGAATACGGGAGCCATATCATCGGCAGAATGGGAATCCCTTACCGGGAAAAAAATGTTCACATTATCAGCGTTGCCATCGATGCACCGCAGGATGTCATCAATGCACTGTCGGGAAAGATCGGACGGCTGGCGGGAATCACGGCAAAGACCGTCTATTCCAATGTATAA
- the hydE gene encoding [FeFe] hydrogenase H-cluster radical SAM maturase HydE has translation MTHEEKIIEHLKTEKMLSVGELDCLLTTEDTETVEKLKAEARMAAQSVYGKQIYIRGLIEFTNYCKNDCYYCGIRRGNACAERYRLTEEQILTCCAAGYELGFRTFVLQGGEDPYFTDEKICGLVSAIKRAYPDCAVTLSIGEKERASYQAYFDAGADRYLLRHETADTVHYGKLHPEEMSLKNRMRCLRDLKEIGYQTGCGFMVGSPYQTTETLYEDLMFIKELGPAMVGIGPFIPQKDTPFGGETAGTLEMTLRLLSILRLMNPHVLLPATTALGTIHPQGREMGILSGANVVMPNLSPVSVREKYKLYDNKICTGDEAAECRFCMQRRMESIGYEVVTDRGDYRPAVYNKNKNTDREA, from the coding sequence ATGACACACGAGGAAAAAATCATAGAGCACCTGAAGACGGAGAAGATGCTGTCGGTGGGTGAACTGGACTGTCTACTTACAACAGAAGATACAGAGACAGTCGAGAAGCTTAAGGCTGAGGCGAGAATGGCGGCACAGTCGGTATACGGAAAACAGATCTATATCCGCGGGCTGATCGAGTTCACCAACTACTGTAAAAATGACTGCTATTACTGCGGCATCCGCAGGGGCAATGCATGTGCCGAGCGCTACCGCCTCACAGAGGAGCAGATCCTCACCTGCTGCGCGGCGGGGTATGAGCTTGGATTCCGCACCTTTGTCCTGCAGGGCGGAGAAGACCCCTATTTTACAGATGAGAAGATCTGCGGTCTGGTGTCTGCGATCAAGCGGGCATACCCGGACTGTGCAGTGACACTCTCGATCGGGGAAAAAGAAAGAGCGAGTTATCAGGCATATTTTGACGCGGGCGCAGACCGGTATCTGCTCAGGCATGAGACGGCGGATACGGTGCACTACGGAAAGCTGCACCCGGAGGAAATGTCCCTTAAAAACCGGATGCGCTGTCTGCGGGATCTAAAGGAGATCGGATATCAGACCGGCTGCGGCTTTATGGTGGGCTCACCGTATCAGACCACGGAGACGCTGTATGAAGATCTGATGTTTATTAAGGAGCTCGGACCCGCCATGGTGGGAATCGGGCCGTTCATCCCGCAGAAGGACACGCCGTTTGGCGGGGAGACTGCGGGGACGTTGGAGATGACCCTGCGGCTGCTTTCCATCCTGCGGCTGATGAATCCGCATGTGCTGCTTCCGGCGACGACGGCGCTCGGCACGATCCACCCGCAGGGAAGGGAAATGGGAATTCTGTCCGGCGCCAATGTGGTGATGCCGAATCTCTCGCCGGTTTCCGTGCGGGAAAAATATAAGCTTTACGACAATAAGATCTGCACGGGGGATGAGGCGGCAGAATGTCGTTTCTGCATGCAGAGGCGGATGGAGAGCATCGGCTATGAAGTGGTTACCGACCGCGGGGATTACCGTCCTGCGGTTTACAATAAAAATAAAAACACTGACCGGGAAGCATGA
- the hydG gene encoding [FeFe] hydrogenase H-cluster radical SAM maturase HydG, whose amino-acid sequence MYKYDAKSLKAEEFINDEEIRETLAYADANKDNVELIDAIIAKAGERKGLNHREASVLLACQIPEKIEEVYALAQQIKKDFYGNRIVLFAPLYLSNYCVNGCVYCPYHLKNKHIARKKLTQEEIVKEVTALQDMGHKRLAIEAGEDPVNNPIEYILECIQTIYSIKHKNGAIRRVNVNIAATTVENYRKLKEAGIGTYILFQETYHKESYENLHPTGPKHDYAYHTEAMDRAMEGGIDDVGLGVLFGLEMYRYEFAGLLMHAEHLEAVHGVGPHTISVPRVKHADDIDPTAFDNGISDDIFAKICALIRISVPYTGMIISTRESQAVREKVLPLGVSQISGASRTSVGGYAEPEPEEENSEQFDVSDQRTLDEVVNWLMKMGYIPSFCTACYREGRTGDRFMALCKNMQILNCCHPNALMTLKEYLEDYAGEETKKIGMELIDRELEKIPNPKVKQTAYEHIHDIAEGKRDFRF is encoded by the coding sequence ATGTACAAGTATGACGCAAAATCATTAAAAGCAGAGGAATTTATCAACGATGAGGAGATCCGGGAGACGCTTGCCTACGCGGATGCGAACAAGGACAATGTGGAGCTGATCGACGCGATCATCGCAAAAGCGGGAGAGCGCAAGGGCTTAAATCACAGAGAGGCATCGGTGCTGCTCGCCTGTCAGATTCCGGAAAAAATCGAGGAAGTCTATGCGCTGGCGCAGCAGATCAAGAAAGACTTTTACGGCAACCGTATTGTGCTGTTTGCACCGCTGTATCTTTCCAACTACTGTGTGAACGGCTGTGTATACTGCCCGTATCACCTGAAAAACAAGCACATAGCCAGAAAGAAGCTGACACAGGAGGAGATCGTGAAGGAAGTCACGGCACTTCAGGACATGGGGCACAAGCGTCTGGCAATCGAGGCCGGCGAAGATCCGGTGAACAATCCGATCGAATATATTCTGGAGTGTATTCAGACGATCTACAGTATCAAGCACAAAAACGGAGCCATCCGCCGTGTCAACGTCAATATTGCGGCGACGACGGTCGAGAACTACCGCAAGTTAAAAGAAGCCGGAATCGGAACCTACATCCTGTTTCAGGAGACCTACCACAAGGAGAGTTATGAGAACCTGCATCCGACCGGACCGAAGCATGATTACGCGTACCACACGGAGGCAATGGACCGTGCGATGGAGGGCGGCATCGATGATGTCGGACTGGGCGTGTTGTTCGGACTGGAGATGTACCGCTATGAATTTGCCGGACTTCTGATGCATGCGGAGCATCTGGAAGCCGTGCACGGCGTCGGACCGCACACGATCAGCGTGCCGCGTGTCAAACATGCCGATGACATTGATCCGACTGCTTTTGACAACGGTATCAGCGATGATATTTTTGCAAAGATCTGTGCGCTCATCCGCATCTCGGTGCCGTATACGGGAATGATCATCTCCACACGCGAGAGTCAGGCAGTGCGTGAGAAAGTGCTCCCGCTCGGCGTATCGCAGATCAGCGGTGCATCGAGAACGAGTGTCGGCGGTTATGCCGAGCCGGAGCCGGAGGAGGAGAATTCCGAGCAGTTTGACGTCAGCGATCAGCGTACCTTAGATGAGGTCGTGAACTGGCTGATGAAAATGGGCTATATTCCGAGCTTCTGCACCGCATGTTACCGCGAGGGTAGAACCGGTGACCGTTTTATGGCGCTCTGCAAAAATATGCAGATCTTAAACTGCTGTCATCCGAACGCGCTCATGACCTTAAAAGAATACCTCGAGGATTATGCGGGCGAGGAGACGAAAAAGATCGGTATGGAACTGATTGACCGTGAGCTTGAGAAGATTCCGAATCCGAAGGTAAAGCAGACCGCCTACGAGCACATTCATGATATTGCAGAGGGAAAGAGAGACTTCCGCTTCTGA
- the hydF gene encoding [FeFe] hydrogenase H-cluster maturation GTPase HydF, whose protein sequence is MAVTLNETPGSSRLHIGIFGKTNSGKSALINAFTGQEVSIVANVAGTTTDPVYKAMEVHPLGPCIIIDTAGFGDESELGKSRMEKTRLAAEKTDIALLLVAGNGDAALDEEEMHWYRFLKEHGTPVLFVVGKTDIRSDAQVDKLAAAIRGKTGEEAYPVSAKTGEGMEALKEALIRKLPENYGSRLITGTLVGREDLVLLVMPQDIQAPRGRLILPQVQTLRELLDKKCLVMSVTTDQLIPALAVLKKAPKLIITDSQVFGYVYENKPAESMLTSFSVLFAAYKGDLPYYVEGARHIDALNAHSRVLIAECCTHAPLKEDIGREKIPRMLRKRFGESVAVDIVSGTDFPKDLSGYDLIIQCGACMFNRKYVMSRIERAREQGVPMTNYGVTIAHLTGILDKISMPET, encoded by the coding sequence ATGGCAGTGACATTGAATGAGACGCCGGGCAGCAGCCGTCTGCACATAGGAATATTTGGAAAAACAAACAGCGGGAAATCCGCACTCATCAACGCTTTTACCGGACAGGAGGTATCCATTGTCGCCAATGTGGCGGGAACGACGACCGACCCGGTCTACAAGGCGATGGAGGTACATCCGCTCGGCCCGTGCATTATCATAGATACGGCAGGATTTGGCGACGAGAGCGAACTGGGCAAAAGCCGCATGGAAAAGACACGTCTCGCAGCGGAAAAGACGGATATTGCGCTGCTCCTTGTGGCGGGGAATGGTGACGCGGCGCTTGATGAGGAAGAAATGCACTGGTACCGCTTTTTGAAAGAGCACGGGACGCCGGTACTTTTCGTCGTGGGGAAAACGGACATCCGGTCGGACGCACAGGTGGATAAACTGGCAGCCGCCATCCGGGGGAAGACCGGTGAGGAGGCATATCCGGTCAGCGCCAAGACGGGAGAGGGCATGGAGGCATTAAAAGAAGCATTGATCCGCAAACTGCCGGAGAATTACGGCAGCCGCCTCATCACCGGGACACTGGTCGGCCGGGAGGATCTGGTGCTTCTCGTGATGCCGCAGGATATCCAGGCACCCAGGGGAAGGCTGATTCTGCCGCAGGTACAGACCCTGCGCGAACTTCTCGATAAGAAATGCCTGGTCATGAGTGTGACGACCGACCAGCTGATCCCGGCGCTTGCGGTATTAAAAAAAGCACCGAAGCTTATCATTACCGACTCCCAGGTATTTGGCTATGTCTACGAAAACAAACCGGCGGAGAGCATGCTTACGTCCTTTTCCGTGCTGTTTGCAGCGTATAAGGGAGATCTGCCGTACTATGTGGAGGGTGCGAGGCATATCGACGCGCTGAACGCCCATTCCAGGGTATTGATCGCGGAGTGCTGTACCCATGCACCGCTGAAGGAGGATATCGGAAGAGAAAAGATTCCGCGGATGTTGAGAAAACGCTTCGGTGAGTCGGTTGCTGTGGATATTGTGAGCGGGACGGACTTCCCAAAAGATCTCTCCGGCTACGATCTCATCATCCAGTGCGGTGCGTGCATGTTTAACCGCAAATATGTGATGTCGCGGATTGAGCGCGCCAGAGAGCAGGGCGTTCCGATGACGAACTACGGCGTGACGATCGCGCATCTGACGGGGATTCTCGATAAGATTTCCATGCCGGAGACATAG
- a CDS encoding cytidylate kinase-like family protein, producing MSRIITIGREFGSGGREIGKRLSDELGIAYYDNEIISQIADRTKLAEGYVQHVMENGPSTLYPITIGRSFYMGVDPIMEQNNAIYREQSRLIQEFAEKSDCVIVGRSADYILREKHPFRLFVYAEMEHKMERCKKRAPESEHFTDKELKRHILDVDKRRARYYQFFTGQTWGDRLNYDLCINTSNYDIKELVHAIAHLVEA from the coding sequence ATGTCTAGGATTATAACGATTGGACGAGAATTTGGCAGCGGCGGACGTGAGATCGGAAAGAGATTGTCCGATGAGCTGGGAATTGCTTATTACGATAATGAGATCATCAGTCAGATTGCAGACCGTACGAAGCTGGCGGAGGGCTATGTGCAGCATGTGATGGAGAACGGTCCGTCGACGTTGTATCCGATTACGATCGGGAGAAGCTTTTACATGGGAGTTGATCCAATCATGGAGCAGAATAATGCGATCTACCGTGAGCAGAGCCGCCTGATTCAGGAATTTGCGGAGAAGTCCGATTGTGTCATCGTCGGAAGAAGCGCCGATTATATTTTGCGCGAGAAGCATCCGTTCCGCCTGTTTGTCTATGCGGAGATGGAGCACAAGATGGAACGCTGCAAGAAGCGCGCGCCGGAGAGCGAGCACTTTACGGACAAGGAATTAAAGCGCCATATTTTAGACGTGGATAAGCGCAGGGCGCGTTACTATCAGTTCTTTACCGGACAGACCTGGGGAGACCGTCTCAACTATGATCTGTGTATCAATACTTCCAACTATGACATCAAGGAGCTGGTACATGCAATCGCACATCTGGTAGAAGCATAG
- a CDS encoding alanine/glycine:cation symporter family protein: MALLQHAVAVAREYLWGFPMLALLFGTHLYFTFHLGFIQKKIPLGIRLSLTGTKNQEKDQVTPYSALATALAATIGTGNIVGISTAIAIGGPGAVFWCWLTGVFGIATCYAECYLSIRYRVRRTDSTFAGGPMYILDRRLKKRKLAAAFAVCTLLASFGIGSSVQSYSIRTALQHQITVSPHLVGMAVGGLAGIIIIGGNSQIAKVCMWLVPLMSAFYVGGCLYIIGRNRAVLPETLALILSSAVCPKAVAGGCTGGALLLGIQTGVSRGLFTNEAGLGSIPMVAATAASSSDSPKEAAVRQALISMTGPFWDTVVLCAITGIAAVGSMVSHPQEYRGVAPENMCFVAFRELPVGGEWMLSISLTLFAFATIIGWNVYGTCAVRYLWGEAGVRVYQVAYMFFAYLGAVLSMELVWGISDLLNSLMALPNLLCLWMLRGEIATDCGKGTDKTSKKK; encoded by the coding sequence ATGGCATTATTGCAGCATGCGGTGGCGGTGGCGCGGGAATATCTGTGGGGATTTCCCATGCTTGCGCTCTTATTCGGAACACATCTATATTTCACATTTCACCTGGGCTTCATCCAGAAAAAAATCCCGTTGGGAATCCGGTTGTCACTGACCGGAACGAAGAATCAGGAAAAGGATCAGGTAACACCGTATTCGGCGCTGGCGACGGCACTTGCAGCGACGATCGGTACGGGTAACATTGTGGGAATTTCCACAGCCATTGCCATCGGCGGACCGGGAGCGGTATTCTGGTGCTGGCTGACCGGGGTATTTGGGATTGCGACCTGCTATGCGGAATGTTATCTCTCTATAAGATACCGGGTGCGCAGGACAGACAGTACGTTTGCCGGCGGACCGATGTATATTTTGGATCGGCGTCTGAAAAAAAGAAAACTGGCAGCGGCGTTTGCTGTATGTACGCTGCTGGCATCGTTTGGTATCGGAAGCAGCGTACAGTCATACTCCATACGCACGGCGCTCCAGCATCAGATTACCGTGTCGCCGCATCTGGTCGGAATGGCGGTCGGGGGGCTTGCAGGGATTATTATCATCGGGGGAAACAGCCAGATTGCAAAGGTGTGTATGTGGCTCGTCCCGCTGATGAGCGCTTTTTATGTGGGCGGCTGTCTCTATATTATAGGAAGAAACAGGGCGGTGCTGCCGGAGACGTTAGCGCTGATTCTCTCATCCGCCGTCTGCCCGAAGGCGGTGGCGGGCGGCTGCACCGGCGGAGCGCTGCTTCTTGGCATCCAGACAGGAGTCTCCCGGGGATTGTTTACCAATGAAGCAGGGCTTGGCTCGATTCCGATGGTCGCGGCGACGGCAGCATCCTCCTCTGACAGCCCGAAGGAGGCGGCTGTGCGGCAGGCGTTAATCTCCATGACAGGACCGTTCTGGGACACGGTGGTATTATGTGCGATCACGGGAATTGCGGCGGTCGGCAGCATGGTAAGCCATCCGCAGGAATACCGGGGAGTGGCACCGGAAAATATGTGTTTTGTGGCATTCCGGGAATTGCCCGTCGGCGGTGAGTGGATGCTCTCGATCTCTCTGACGCTGTTCGCGTTTGCCACGATCATCGGCTGGAACGTGTACGGAACCTGCGCGGTGCGCTACCTGTGGGGCGAGGCGGGGGTGCGTGTCTACCAGGTGGCGTACATGTTTTTCGCTTATCTGGGAGCGGTGCTTTCCATGGAGCTTGTGTGGGGGATATCGGATCTGCTGAATTCCCTGATGGCTCTGCCGAATCTGCTCTGTCTGTGGATGCTGCGAGGCGAAATTGCCACAGACTGTGGAAAAGGGACAGATAAAACATCAAAAAAGAAATAA
- a CDS encoding methyl-accepting chemotaxis protein: MEKKEQKHLYADTVEQNKRANHFLAIGYIVFYLCVLCVVGIACLRGIRTVGYTVMIAVLIILATAGTLVLYQRRKDDPKIRYIATVGLLVITFVMGWAFDNYYVRFMAAIPLVACILFYDKKFAAFSGIAVSAVNLLVTASKTLALHTYQGENALDQWCATLAIILMMVVVYLTVSVAYQFNRDTIGSLTEKEAAQRQMVDDIIAVADQVRKGTENAMNIVNELNSSTEVVNGAMKDISDSTQSTAENIQTQTEMTQNIQDSIGTTLERSEKMVQVAKQSGELNEKSSRIMDDLKKQSAVIAQTNSEVASSMRELQDRTSAVKSIADTIFSISSQTNLLALNASIESARAGEAGRGFAVVADEIRQLAEKTRQETENIANILEQLSENAQTAADAVERSVTAAGAQDEMIAQASESFGAMNQNVNELVTDIGEIDTMLNNLSKANNQIVENIMQLSATTEEVTASSVQAADLSVKNLGNAENTKDLLHSVLDESHKLEQYIH; this comes from the coding sequence ATGGAGAAAAAGGAACAGAAGCATTTGTATGCAGATACTGTGGAACAGAATAAACGTGCCAATCATTTCCTGGCTATCGGATATATCGTGTTTTATCTCTGTGTGCTTTGTGTGGTAGGAATTGCCTGCCTCAGAGGAATCCGCACAGTTGGATATACCGTTATGATCGCGGTATTGATTATTCTGGCAACAGCGGGAACACTCGTGTTGTACCAGCGGAGAAAAGATGATCCGAAGATCCGCTATATTGCGACGGTCGGGCTGCTTGTCATTACGTTTGTGATGGGATGGGCGTTTGACAATTATTATGTGCGTTTTATGGCTGCAATTCCGTTGGTTGCATGTATTCTGTTTTACGATAAAAAGTTTGCCGCCTTTTCCGGGATTGCTGTATCGGCGGTGAATCTTCTTGTGACGGCGTCAAAGACGCTGGCGCTTCACACATACCAGGGCGAGAATGCACTGGATCAGTGGTGTGCGACGCTGGCAATTATACTTATGATGGTAGTGGTTTATCTGACAGTATCCGTGGCGTACCAGTTCAACCGCGATACGATTGGCAGCCTGACAGAAAAGGAAGCAGCACAGCGCCAGATGGTGGACGATATCATTGCGGTTGCAGATCAGGTGCGCAAGGGAACAGAGAATGCGATGAATATTGTCAATGAACTGAATAGTTCCACCGAGGTAGTCAACGGTGCCATGAAGGATATTTCGGACAGTACACAGAGTACCGCCGAGAATATCCAGACGCAGACCGAGATGACGCAGAATATTCAGGACTCCATCGGAACGACGTTAGAGCGTTCGGAGAAGATGGTACAGGTGGCGAAGCAGTCCGGAGAGCTGAATGAGAAGAGTTCCAGAATCATGGATGATCTGAAGAAGCAGTCCGCAGTTATTGCACAGACAAACTCCGAGGTGGCTTCCTCTATGAGAGAACTCCAGGATCGTACAAGCGCTGTCAAAAGTATTGCAGATACCATTTTTTCTATTTCCAGTCAGACCAACCTTCTGGCGCTCAACGCATCGATCGAGAGTGCGAGAGCAGGCGAGGCGGGACGAGGTTTTGCGGTGGTTGCAGACGAGATCCGTCAGCTGGCGGAGAAGACCAGGCAGGAGACGGAGAATATTGCCAACATTTTAGAGCAGCTGTCTGAAAATGCCCAGACGGCGGCGGATGCGGTGGAGCGTTCTGTGACGGCGGCGGGTGCGCAGGATGAGATGATTGCGCAGGCATCCGAGAGCTTTGGCGCCATGAACCAGAATGTCAATGAGCTTGTGACGGACATCGGTGAGATCGACACTATGTTAAACAACCTCTCCAAGGCGAACAATCAGATCGTGGAGAACATCATGCAGCTCTCCGCAACGACGGAGGAAGTTACAGCTTCTTCTGTGCAGGCGGCGGATCTCAGTGTTAAGAATCTCGGCAATGCGGAAAATACCAAGGATCTGCTTCACAGTGTGTTAGACGAGTCGCACAAGCTGGAGCAGTATATCCACTAA
- a CDS encoding DUF368 domain-containing protein: MYLVQFIRGFCMALADSVPGVSGGTVAFLLGFYDQFIDSIDDLITGSREKKKAALFFLIKLGTGWVCGMILAILILASVFDAHIYAISSLFIGFIIFAIPIIFREEKNCLAAKKSAIPFVLIGVAIVTAITYFNPSSGGEGVSLEHLTPGLALFVFLAGMIAICAMVLPGISGSTLLLIMGLYLPVVTAIKDILHLNFAAFPTVFIFGCGVLVGIFGVVKLIRKALDHFRAQTIYLIIGLMLGSIYAVVMGPTTLEVPQPAMTLHDFNILFFVIGGALIIGLQKMKDLKA, from the coding sequence ATGTATTTAGTGCAGTTTATCAGAGGATTTTGCATGGCACTGGCAGACAGTGTACCTGGCGTATCCGGCGGAACCGTCGCTTTCCTGTTGGGTTTTTATGACCAGTTTATTGATTCTATCGACGATCTGATAACCGGAAGCAGGGAGAAAAAGAAAGCAGCTCTGTTCTTCCTGATTAAGCTTGGAACCGGCTGGGTCTGTGGAATGATTCTCGCCATCCTGATTCTTGCGAGCGTGTTTGACGCTCATATCTATGCAATCAGTTCCCTGTTTATCGGATTTATTATTTTTGCCATTCCGATTATCTTTAGGGAAGAAAAGAACTGCCTTGCGGCAAAAAAATCTGCCATTCCGTTTGTGCTGATTGGCGTTGCAATCGTGACCGCGATTACTTACTTTAATCCGAGCAGCGGCGGAGAGGGTGTCAGCCTGGAGCATCTGACGCCGGGGCTTGCCCTGTTTGTATTCCTTGCCGGAATGATTGCCATCTGTGCGATGGTGCTGCCGGGAATTTCGGGCTCGACGCTTCTTTTAATCATGGGACTGTATCTGCCGGTGGTGACTGCCATCAAAGATATTCTTCATCTGAATTTTGCTGCATTTCCGACGGTGTTTATTTTCGGATGCGGCGTTCTCGTCGGTATTTTTGGTGTGGTAAAGCTGATCCGCAAGGCGTTAGATCATTTCCGGGCACAGACGATCTATCTGATCATCGGTCTGATGTTAGGATCAATCTACGCGGTTGTCATGGGACCGACCACGTTGGAGGTACCGCAGCCGGCAATGACGCTTCATGATTTTAACATCCTGTTTTTCGTGATCGGCGGTGCGCTGATTATCGGACTTCAGAAAATGAAAGATTTAAAAGCATAG
- a CDS encoding ABC transporter ATP-binding protein: MKKLLQYLGNYKKESILGPLFKLLEASFELIVPLVMAAIIDTGVANADRPYIMKMSLVLFLLALIGLTCAITAQYFAAKAAVGCATGLRHALFEHIETLSFTEMDTVGTSTLITRMTSDVNQVQNGVNLVLRLFLRSPFIVFGAMVMAFTIDVKAALVFVVTIPLLSVVVFGIMLVSIPLYKKVQAALDKVLGITRENLTGSRVIRAFNKEQDEIAQFHEDNEALTKIQLYVGKISALMNPLTYIIINGAIVVLVWVGAIRVDNGNITQGQVVALVSYMSQILVELIKLANLIININKSIACMNRIETVLDMESSITEHPVAETGSLTSDGAGREGKETIPAENAVVFSKVGLTYAGASEEALSDIDFTVRRGETIGIIGGTGSGKSSVVNLIPRFYDATRGEVLVDGKNVRDYTLEELRAKVGVVLQKAVLFKGTIRENLSWGNSDATDEEMYEALETAQAREFVDAKEGGLSYEIEQGGRNLSGGQRQRLTIARALVKKPQILIMDDSASALDFATDAALRKAIAHMDGQMTVFIVSQRAASIMQADKIVVLDDGEIVGLGTHEDLLKDCEVYREIYESQFKRTEEQQAGEAKR, from the coding sequence ATGAAAAAGTTATTGCAGTATTTGGGAAACTATAAAAAAGAAAGTATTTTAGGACCGCTTTTTAAGCTCCTGGAAGCTTCATTTGAATTGATTGTCCCGCTTGTCATGGCGGCAATCATCGATACCGGGGTGGCAAATGCCGATCGTCCATATATTATGAAGATGAGTCTGGTACTGTTTCTCCTGGCGCTGATCGGATTGACCTGTGCCATCACGGCGCAGTATTTTGCGGCGAAAGCGGCGGTTGGCTGTGCGACAGGATTAAGACATGCTCTGTTTGAACATATTGAGACGCTGTCATTTACCGAGATGGATACCGTCGGAACGTCGACGTTAATTACAAGAATGACAAGTGATGTTAATCAGGTGCAGAACGGGGTGAACCTCGTTCTGCGCCTGTTCTTGCGTTCGCCGTTTATCGTGTTTGGAGCGATGGTCATGGCATTCACGATTGATGTGAAAGCGGCGCTCGTGTTCGTTGTGACCATTCCGCTGCTGTCGGTGGTTGTGTTTGGCATCATGCTGGTCAGTATTCCGCTGTACAAAAAAGTACAGGCGGCACTCGATAAAGTGCTGGGCATCACAAGAGAGAACCTGACCGGAAGCAGAGTCATCCGTGCATTCAACAAGGAGCAGGATGAGATTGCACAGTTCCACGAAGACAATGAGGCGCTGACAAAGATCCAGCTCTATGTCGGCAAGATCTCGGCGCTCATGAATCCGCTTACCTATATTATCATCAACGGAGCGATCGTCGTTCTGGTATGGGTAGGAGCGATCCGCGTGGACAATGGCAACATTACGCAGGGACAGGTTGTGGCGCTGGTGAGCTACATGTCCCAGATCTTAGTGGAGTTAATCAAGCTGGCCAACCTGATTATCAACATCAACAAATCCATTGCCTGCATGAACCGTATCGAGACTGTGCTTGACATGGAATCGTCGATCACGGAGCATCCAGTAGCGGAGACGGGAAGTCTCACTTCGGATGGAGCAGGCAGGGAAGGAAAAGAGACAATCCCGGCGGAGAATGCCGTCGTATTTTCCAAGGTTGGTCTTACTTATGCGGGCGCATCGGAAGAAGCGCTCTCCGACATTGATTTTACGGTCAGACGCGGAGAGACCATCGGTATTATCGGAGGAACCGGTTCTGGAAAATCTTCGGTCGTGAATCTGATTCCGCGGTTTTACGATGCGACCAGAGGAGAGGTTCTCGTCGACGGGAAGAATGTGCGGGATTATACATTGGAGGAACTCAGGGCGAAGGTCGGTGTTGTTCTGCAGAAGGCGGTTCTCTTTAAGGGAACCATCCGTGAGAACTTAAGCTGGGGCAATTCGGACGCCACGGACGAGGAGATGTATGAGGCGCTTGAGACTGCACAGGCAAGGGAGTTTGTGGATGCCAAGGAAGGCGGACTTTCCTATGAGATCGAGCAGGGCGGCAGAAACCTTTCTGGCGGACAGAGACAGCGCCTTACGATTGCGCGTGCGCTCGTGAAGAAGCCGCAGATTCTCATTATGGACGACAGCGCATCCGCGCTTGATTTCGCGACGGACGCGGCGCTTCGGAAAGCCATCGCACATATGGACGGGCAGATGACGGTATTTATCGTATCGCAGCGTGCGGCGTCCATCATGCAGGCGGACAAGATCGTAGTGCTGGACGATGGAGAGATTGTAGGACTTGGAACACACGAGGATCTGCTTAAGGACTGCGAGGTATACCGCGAGATTTACGAGTCGCAGTTTAAGCGGACAGAAGAACAGCAGGCGGGAGAGGCGAAAAGATGA